A stretch of Blautia liquoris DNA encodes these proteins:
- a CDS encoding phosphoglycerate dehydrogenase, whose translation MFKYNCQNPISKVGISKLGPDYEATDQMEDAEVLLIRSANLHDVSLPENLACIARAGAGVNNIPLELCAEHGIVVFNTPGANANGVKELVLAGMLLASRDIMGGIEWVKSQKGNPDVNAQAEKQKKKFAGCEINGKKLGIIGLGAIGQLVANAATHLGMDVYGYDPYLSVDAAWNLSRSIHHIQDLDEIYRECDYITVHVPLTDSTRNMIDSRALELMKDEVVILNFSRDLLVDEKALVQALRSHKVKKYVTDFANPTVAGEPGILVTPHLGASTEESEDNCAVMAVKEMRDYMENGNIKNSVNYPSCDMGRCLAQGRIAINHRNIANMLGQFTSVLGEAGINIADLTNKGKDGYAYTLIDIESPITSDIIKKLESIEGVLRVRIVK comes from the coding sequence ATGTTTAAGTATAATTGTCAAAATCCAATTTCGAAAGTAGGGATTTCGAAACTCGGGCCCGATTATGAAGCAACGGATCAGATGGAGGATGCTGAAGTACTGTTGATAAGAAGTGCCAATCTGCATGATGTTTCGCTGCCGGAAAACCTCGCCTGCATAGCGCGGGCGGGCGCAGGGGTGAACAATATACCCCTTGAGCTGTGTGCAGAACACGGAATCGTGGTTTTTAATACTCCCGGGGCCAATGCCAATGGTGTCAAAGAGTTAGTACTCGCCGGAATGCTGTTGGCATCCAGAGATATCATGGGAGGAATCGAATGGGTGAAGAGCCAAAAAGGCAATCCAGATGTGAATGCACAGGCAGAGAAGCAGAAGAAGAAATTTGCCGGATGTGAGATCAATGGTAAAAAGCTTGGAATTATCGGCCTTGGAGCAATTGGCCAGTTGGTTGCGAATGCAGCGACACATCTTGGCATGGACGTCTATGGTTACGATCCATATCTATCTGTGGACGCCGCCTGGAATCTTTCACGTTCAATTCATCATATTCAGGACTTGGATGAAATTTATCGAGAATGTGATTATATAACGGTGCATGTTCCGCTGACAGACAGTACAAGAAATATGATAGATTCAAGAGCCCTTGAACTGATGAAAGATGAAGTTGTTATCCTGAACTTTTCGCGCGACCTCCTTGTCGATGAGAAAGCGCTGGTCCAGGCGCTTCGCTCACATAAAGTAAAAAAATATGTTACAGATTTCGCAAATCCGACGGTTGCCGGAGAACCAGGCATACTTGTGACACCACATCTGGGTGCTTCTACAGAGGAATCTGAGGATAACTGTGCTGTGATGGCTGTCAAAGAAATGCGAGACTATATGGAAAACGGGAATATCAAAAACTCTGTGAACTATCCGTCATGTGATATGGGACGCTGCTTGGCACAAGGACGGATTGCGATTAATCACAGAAATATTGCGAATATGCTTGGACAGTTTACCAGTGTGCTTGGCGAGGCGGGAATCAATATTGCTGATCTCACCAACAAAGGGAAAGATGGCTATGCCTATACACTGATTGACATTGAAAGTCCGATTACCAGTGATATTATAAAGAAACTGGAATCCATAGAAGGCGTTCTGCGTGTGAGAATTGTAAAATGA
- the serC gene encoding 3-phosphoserine/phosphohydroxythreonine transaminase, with product MSRVYNFSAGPATLPEEVLKEAADEMLDYPGSGMSVMEMSHRSKDFERIINEAEETLRELMEIPSNYKVLFIQGGASLQFAMIPMNLMKNKTADYVVTGQWAKKAWQEASMYGNAVKIASSEDKNYSYIPDCSDLMISPDADYVYICENNTIYGTKFKTLPNTKGRPLVADVSSCFLSEPVDVSKYGIIFGGVQKNIGPAGMAIAIVREDLITEDVLIGTPTMMRYKTYMDHNSMYNTPNCYCIYMCGKVFKWLKKRGGLEVMKKQNEEKAAILYDYLDSSDLFKGTVQKESRSLMNVPFITGDSSLDAKFVKEAAEYGLVNLKGHRTVGGMRASIYNAMPKEGVIKLVEFMRQFEEVNHV from the coding sequence ATGAGCAGAGTATATAATTTTTCTGCAGGGCCGGCGACACTGCCCGAAGAGGTATTAAAAGAAGCCGCTGATGAGATGCTTGATTATCCAGGAAGCGGAATGTCCGTGATGGAGATGAGCCATCGTTCAAAGGATTTTGAAAGAATCATCAATGAGGCTGAGGAAACTTTAAGGGAACTGATGGAAATTCCATCAAATTATAAAGTACTTTTTATCCAGGGGGGAGCTTCTCTTCAGTTTGCGATGATCCCGATGAACCTGATGAAGAACAAAACTGCCGATTACGTTGTTACGGGGCAATGGGCAAAAAAGGCCTGGCAGGAAGCGTCTATGTATGGAAATGCCGTAAAGATTGCAAGTTCTGAGGATAAAAACTATTCTTATATACCCGACTGCTCAGATCTTATGATTAGTCCGGATGCAGATTACGTATATATCTGTGAAAACAATACGATTTATGGAACGAAATTCAAAACTCTTCCAAACACCAAGGGCAGACCACTTGTTGCAGATGTCTCTTCCTGTTTCCTGTCAGAGCCTGTAGACGTCTCAAAATATGGAATTATATTTGGAGGAGTACAAAAGAACATAGGGCCCGCCGGCATGGCAATTGCAATTGTCCGGGAAGATTTAATTACGGAAGACGTACTTATAGGGACGCCAACGATGATGCGTTATAAAACCTACATGGATCACAATTCTATGTACAATACACCAAACTGCTACTGCATCTATATGTGCGGCAAGGTATTCAAATGGCTGAAAAAGAGGGGCGGACTTGAGGTCATGAAAAAACAAAATGAGGAAAAAGCCGCAATTTTGTATGACTATCTTGATTCCAGCGATCTGTTTAAGGGCACTGTACAAAAGGAGTCACGTTCTTTGATGAATGTTCCCTTTATAACAGGAGACTCATCTCTGGATGCGAAGTTTGTTAAAGAGGCAGCCGAGTACGGACTCGTAAACCTGAAAGGACATCGGACAGTAGGCGGAATGAGAGCGAGCATCTATAATGCCATGCCAAAGGAAGGCGTGATAAAGCTGGTTGAATTTATGAGACAGTTTGAGGAGGTTAATCATGTTTAA
- the yajC gene encoding preprotein translocase subunit YajC — MIIWLVVLIGLMYFMMIRPQKKEQKRVQAMLSDMSVGDAVVTNGGFYGIIIDITDEDVIVEFGNNKNCRIPMRKSAIAEVEKQSDAVETKEPETKPVETKDNKKEKKQKKSSK, encoded by the coding sequence ATGATTATCTGGCTGGTTGTACTTATCGGACTTATGTATTTTATGATGATACGGCCTCAGAAAAAGGAACAAAAGAGAGTACAGGCCATGTTAAGCGACATGAGTGTGGGTGACGCTGTTGTCACAAACGGCGGATTCTACGGTATCATTATTGATATCACTGATGAAGATGTAATTGTGGAGTTCGGCAATAACAAAAACTGCCGTATACCGATGAGAAAGTCGGCTATTGCAGAAGTTGAGAAACAGTCCGATGCTGTAGAGACAAAAGAGCCGGAGACAAAACCTGTAGAGACAAAAGATAATAAAAAAGAAAAGAAACAGAAAAAATCATCAAAATAA
- a CDS encoding DUF1015 domain-containing protein, which translates to MTNIRPFRALRPSQESAAFVAALPYDVYSKTEARKYVKEHPYSFLRIDRPETQFDEKTDMYASIVYQKANETFEIMQQEGTLIEDANPCYYIYELTKGCHRQTGLCACSSVEDYLAGVIKKHEKTRAKKEEDRTKHIDVLSAQTGPVLLIYRANPAIQKILELEKKKSPIYDFTADDGVVHRVWSINNPLCVRKLTKMFETVDHTYIADGHHRAASAVRVAKERAENNPHHMGNEEYNYFLSVLFADSDLGIEDYNRVIKDMNGHSRDEILELIGERFTVQSSAERPVRPKEKGQMGFFLSDSDRVHGTWYRLQVKKEYTKKDPVGILDVEYLQREILKPVFGIEDPRSDDRIDFVGGIRGLDELEKRCHNDCICAFALYPTSMEELLAAADADMLMPPKSTWFEPKLRSGLFIHKIERF; encoded by the coding sequence ATGACGAATATCAGACCATTTCGGGCATTAAGGCCCTCACAGGAGTCAGCAGCTTTCGTTGCTGCACTTCCCTATGACGTTTATAGTAAAACGGAAGCAAGAAAATATGTAAAAGAACACCCGTATTCATTTCTTCGTATTGATCGCCCCGAGACCCAGTTTGACGAAAAAACAGATATGTATGCATCTATTGTATATCAGAAGGCAAATGAGACTTTTGAAATTATGCAGCAGGAAGGGACCTTGATAGAAGACGCGAACCCATGTTATTATATATATGAATTGACAAAAGGATGCCATAGACAGACAGGACTTTGTGCCTGCTCTTCTGTGGAAGATTATCTGGCAGGTGTCATAAAAAAGCATGAGAAAACCAGGGCAAAAAAAGAAGAAGACAGGACGAAACATATTGATGTGTTGAGTGCTCAGACAGGACCTGTGCTTTTGATCTATCGGGCGAATCCTGCCATCCAAAAAATACTGGAATTGGAAAAGAAGAAGTCTCCGATATATGATTTCACTGCGGATGATGGTGTGGTGCACAGGGTGTGGAGCATCAATAATCCCCTTTGCGTCAGGAAACTGACAAAAATGTTTGAAACGGTCGATCATACATATATTGCAGATGGACATCACAGAGCGGCATCAGCCGTCCGGGTAGCAAAAGAACGGGCAGAAAACAACCCACATCATATGGGAAATGAAGAATACAACTATTTTCTTTCGGTTCTGTTTGCAGACAGTGATTTAGGCATTGAAGACTATAACAGAGTGATCAAAGACATGAACGGACACAGCCGGGATGAAATATTAGAGCTGATTGGTGAAAGATTTACGGTGCAGTCTTCTGCTGAACGGCCTGTTCGTCCGAAAGAGAAAGGCCAGATGGGATTTTTCCTTTCGGATTCGGATCGAGTACATGGAACATGGTATCGCCTGCAGGTTAAGAAGGAATATACAAAGAAAGATCCGGTTGGTATTCTCGATGTAGAATATCTGCAGCGGGAGATACTAAAGCCGGTTTTTGGCATTGAAGATCCAAGAAGTGATGACAGAATTGATTTTGTCGGAGGGATTCGCGGCCTTGACGAACTGGAAAAAAGATGCCACAATGACTGCATATGTGCTTTTGCCCTGTATCCGACATCTATGGAAGAACTACTTGCAGCAGCAGATGCAGATATGCTGATGCCTCCAAAATCAACATGGTTTGAACCAAAGCTTCGAAGCGGTTTGTTCATACATAAGATAGAACGTTTCTGA